A genomic stretch from Salarias fasciatus chromosome 18, fSalaFa1.1, whole genome shotgun sequence includes:
- the LOC115405627 gene encoding nucleolin-like isoform X1, whose translation MAPRLRKRQIKVTEEADVNPDDQAETVSSSGETPVTEEKKLTEGAEAEVKQKDEEDQNEPDVQMDIEVKGGAPTVSMSWESSTAEGADVHTEETAAAEAMESETQPETTSSDAAVGSTEEAPTQTEEAKVEQDVKECGDKQDGQSAPTVAVTCEKENQQEKSEDAEKEADQMTNKDAGVNGEQRAHSEDDAPPAKKAKVVDDGFRVFFGNLNDSKTREEVKSSLESYLKSQSLAFDNLKLNRTRKFAFVDCATELDRTKALELNGEVLLDKPMKIAKANVKSANKDKVEVKVPAVDKKGKRAHSEDDAPPAKKAKVVDDGFRVFFGNLNDSKTREEVKSSLESYLKSQSLAFDNLKLNRTRKFAFVDCATELDRTKALELNGEVLLDKPMKIAKANVKSANKDEVEVKVPAVDKKAAASQTNTLLVSNLSDTTTGKHLQKVFPEAVSIRIRQSKSRPDVFAFVEFVSVDAAAKALKLSQGVTVCKRPAKVQFSQNPKPEEGKVLSTTLIVMHLSDRTTGEMLQSAFEGAVSGRVAIDKETGLSKRFGFVEFESEENCKAAKEAMEDCLIDGRRVIIAYAKEQVKKVPAGQTGSPRDGKGSSGETATGKRKADSAAKTPPPKKTKMAKDVKGEQRAGPAAETPPPEKSSVINNDLSLYVGNLNNSKQFEEIKTSLATYFLTQSLLFQDIRLDQSKKHAFVDFASEVDLAKALTLNGEVILDKPVKIAKATSKGGRKAEVNSPKVEKTSKKKRGGKGRKRGKGNAEDALQDAADQVETNNS comes from the exons ATG gctcCAAGATTGAGAAAAAGGCAAATCAAAGTGACCGAGGAGGCCGACGTGAACCCTG ATGACCAGGCTGAAACTGTCTCCTCCAGTGGAGAAACACCAGTGACAGAGGAGAAGAAGCTCACCGAGGGCGCAGAAGCAGAGGTGAAACAGAAGGATGAGGAAGACCAAAATGAACCAG ATGTTCAGATGGACATTGAAGTGAAAGGAGGTGCTCCAACTGTCAGCATGTCCTGGGAGAGCAGCACTGCTGAAGGAGCGGATGTTCACACAGAAGagacggcagcagcagaggccaTGGAAAGTG AAACACAGCCTGAGACGACCTCTTCAGATGCTGCAGTTGGTTCTACAGAAGAAGCTCCAACTCAAACTGAAGAAGCTAAAGTGGAACAAGATGTAAAAGAATGTGGGGATAAACAAG ACGGTCAAAGTGCTCCAACAGTAGCTGTGACCTGCGAAAAGGAAAACCAGCAAGAAAAGAGTGAGGATGCTGAAAAGGAGGCTGACCAGATGACGAACAAGGACGCAGGCG TGAACGGAGAACAGAGAGCGCACTCAGAGGATGACGCTCCTCCAGCAAAGAAAGCTAAAGTCGTCGATGATG GTTTTCGTGTCTTTTTCGGCAACCTGAACGACTCCAAAACGCGCGAAGAAGTGAAAAGCTCGCTAGAAAGTTACCTGAAGAGCCAGAGCCTGGCGTTTGACAACCTGAAACTAAACCGCACCAG GAAGTTCGCTTTCGTAGATTGCGCCACGGAGCTGGACCGGACTAAAGCCCTGGAGTTAAACGGTGAGGTGCTCCTGGATAAGCCGATGAAGATCGCCAAGGCAAACGTGAAAAGCGCCAACAAAGACAAAGTAGAAGTAAAAGTTCCTGCTGTGGACAAAAAAG GAAAGAGAGCGCACTCAGAGGATGACGCTCCTCCAGCAAAGAAAGCTAAAGTCGTTGATGATG GTTTTCGTGTCTTTTTCGGCAACCTGAACGACTCCAAAACGCGTGAAGAAGTGAAAAGCTCGCTAGAAAGTTACCTGAAGAGCCAGAGCCTGGCGTTTGACAACCTGAAACTAAACCGCACCAG GAAGTTCGCTTTCGTAGATTGTGCCACGGAGCTGGACCGGACTAAAGCCCTGGAGTTAAACGGTGAGGTGCTCCTGGATAAGCCGATGAAGATCGCCAAGGCAAACGTGAAAAGCGCCAACAAAGACGAAGTAGAAGTAAAAGTTCCTGCTGTGGACAAAAAAG CTGCCGCATCTCAAACCAACACTTTGCTTGTGAGTAATTTGTCGGACACGACGACAGGAAAACACCTTCAGAAAGTCTTTCCGGAGGCCGTTAGTATCCGGATACGTCAGAGCAAGTCCAGACCAGACGT CTTTGCGTTTGTGGAGTTCGTGAGCGTGGACGCTGCTGCCAAAGCGCTGAAGTTGTCCCAGGGCGTCACCGTCTGCAAAAGGCCGGCCAAAGTGCAGTTTTCTCAGAATCCCAAaccagaggaaggaaaag TGCTGTCGACGACGCTGATCGTGATGCACCTCTCCGACCGGACGACTGGCGAGATGCTTCAGAGCGCGTTCGAAGGAGCCGTCAGCGGAAGAGTCGCCATTGATAAAGAGACGGGACTCTCCAAGAG GTTCGGCTTCGTGGAGTTTGAGAGCGAAGAGAATTGCAAAGCCGCCAAAGAAGCGATGGAGGACTGTTTGATCGACGGCAGAAGAGTGATTATAGCTTATGCAAAAGAGCAGGTGAAAAAGGTTCCTGCTGGACAGACCGGATCCCCGAGAGACGGAAAAGGAAGCTCTGGAGAAACAG cGACTGGAAAGAGGAAAGCAGACTCTGCAGCCAAGACTCCGCCGCCCAAGAAAACTAAAATGGCAAAAGACG TGAagggagaacagagagcaggcCCTGCAGCCGAGACGCCCCCACCAGAGAAAAGCAGCGTGATTAATAATG aTTTATCTCTCTATGTTGGAAACCTGAACAACTCAAAACAGTTTGAAGAAATCAAAACTTCACTAGCAACTTACTTCTTGACCCAAAGCCTCCTCTTTCAAGACATCCGATTAGACCAGTCCAA gAAACATGCTTTCGTAGATTTCGCCTCTGAAGTGGACCTGGCGAAAGCCTTGACGTTGAATGGAGAAGTCATTCTGGATAAACCCGTGAAGATCGCCAAAGCAACCTCCAAAGGGGGGCGGAAAGCGGAGGTGAACTCTCCcaaagtggaaaaaacaa gcaaaaagaaaagaggagggaaaggaagaaaaagag gAAAAGGCAACGCAGAGGACGCCCTCCAGGACGCAGCTGACCAAGTGGAAACTAACAACTCATAA
- the LOC115405627 gene encoding nucleolin-like isoform X2, producing the protein MAPRLRKRQIKVTEEADVNPDDQAETVSSSGETPVTEEKKLTEGAEAEVKQKDEEDQNEPDVQMDIEVKGGAPTVSMSWESSTAEGADVHTEETAAAEAMESETQPETTSSDAAVGSTEEAPTQTEEAKVEQDVKECGDKQDGQSAPTVAVTCEKENQQEKSEDAEKEADQMTNKDAGVNGEQRAHSEDDAPPAKKAKVVDDGFRVFFGNLNDSKTREEVKSSLESYLKSQSLAFDNLKLNRTRKFAFVDCATELDRTKALELNGEVLLDKPMKIAKANVKSANKDEVEVKVPAVDKKAAASQTNTLLVSNLSDTTTGKHLQKVFPEAVSIRIRQSKSRPDVFAFVEFVSVDAAAKALKLSQGVTVCKRPAKVQFSQNPKPEEGKVLSTTLIVMHLSDRTTGEMLQSAFEGAVSGRVAIDKETGLSKRFGFVEFESEENCKAAKEAMEDCLIDGRRVIIAYAKEQVKKVPAGQTGSPRDGKGSSGETATGKRKADSAAKTPPPKKTKMAKDVKGEQRAGPAAETPPPEKSSVINNDLSLYVGNLNNSKQFEEIKTSLATYFLTQSLLFQDIRLDQSKKHAFVDFASEVDLAKALTLNGEVILDKPVKIAKATSKGGRKAEVNSPKVEKTSKKKRGGKGRKRGKGNAEDALQDAADQVETNNS; encoded by the exons ATG gctcCAAGATTGAGAAAAAGGCAAATCAAAGTGACCGAGGAGGCCGACGTGAACCCTG ATGACCAGGCTGAAACTGTCTCCTCCAGTGGAGAAACACCAGTGACAGAGGAGAAGAAGCTCACCGAGGGCGCAGAAGCAGAGGTGAAACAGAAGGATGAGGAAGACCAAAATGAACCAG ATGTTCAGATGGACATTGAAGTGAAAGGAGGTGCTCCAACTGTCAGCATGTCCTGGGAGAGCAGCACTGCTGAAGGAGCGGATGTTCACACAGAAGagacggcagcagcagaggccaTGGAAAGTG AAACACAGCCTGAGACGACCTCTTCAGATGCTGCAGTTGGTTCTACAGAAGAAGCTCCAACTCAAACTGAAGAAGCTAAAGTGGAACAAGATGTAAAAGAATGTGGGGATAAACAAG ACGGTCAAAGTGCTCCAACAGTAGCTGTGACCTGCGAAAAGGAAAACCAGCAAGAAAAGAGTGAGGATGCTGAAAAGGAGGCTGACCAGATGACGAACAAGGACGCAGGCG TGAACGGAGAACAGAGAGCGCACTCAGAGGATGACGCTCCTCCAGCAAAGAAAGCTAAAGTCGTCGATGATG GTTTTCGTGTCTTTTTCGGCAACCTGAACGACTCCAAAACGCGTGAAGAAGTGAAAAGCTCGCTAGAAAGTTACCTGAAGAGCCAGAGCCTGGCGTTTGACAACCTGAAACTAAACCGCACCAG GAAGTTCGCTTTCGTAGATTGTGCCACGGAGCTGGACCGGACTAAAGCCCTGGAGTTAAACGGTGAGGTGCTCCTGGATAAGCCGATGAAGATCGCCAAGGCAAACGTGAAAAGCGCCAACAAAGACGAAGTAGAAGTAAAAGTTCCTGCTGTGGACAAAAAAG CTGCCGCATCTCAAACCAACACTTTGCTTGTGAGTAATTTGTCGGACACGACGACAGGAAAACACCTTCAGAAAGTCTTTCCGGAGGCCGTTAGTATCCGGATACGTCAGAGCAAGTCCAGACCAGACGT CTTTGCGTTTGTGGAGTTCGTGAGCGTGGACGCTGCTGCCAAAGCGCTGAAGTTGTCCCAGGGCGTCACCGTCTGCAAAAGGCCGGCCAAAGTGCAGTTTTCTCAGAATCCCAAaccagaggaaggaaaag TGCTGTCGACGACGCTGATCGTGATGCACCTCTCCGACCGGACGACTGGCGAGATGCTTCAGAGCGCGTTCGAAGGAGCCGTCAGCGGAAGAGTCGCCATTGATAAAGAGACGGGACTCTCCAAGAG GTTCGGCTTCGTGGAGTTTGAGAGCGAAGAGAATTGCAAAGCCGCCAAAGAAGCGATGGAGGACTGTTTGATCGACGGCAGAAGAGTGATTATAGCTTATGCAAAAGAGCAGGTGAAAAAGGTTCCTGCTGGACAGACCGGATCCCCGAGAGACGGAAAAGGAAGCTCTGGAGAAACAG cGACTGGAAAGAGGAAAGCAGACTCTGCAGCCAAGACTCCGCCGCCCAAGAAAACTAAAATGGCAAAAGACG TGAagggagaacagagagcaggcCCTGCAGCCGAGACGCCCCCACCAGAGAAAAGCAGCGTGATTAATAATG aTTTATCTCTCTATGTTGGAAACCTGAACAACTCAAAACAGTTTGAAGAAATCAAAACTTCACTAGCAACTTACTTCTTGACCCAAAGCCTCCTCTTTCAAGACATCCGATTAGACCAGTCCAA gAAACATGCTTTCGTAGATTTCGCCTCTGAAGTGGACCTGGCGAAAGCCTTGACGTTGAATGGAGAAGTCATTCTGGATAAACCCGTGAAGATCGCCAAAGCAACCTCCAAAGGGGGGCGGAAAGCGGAGGTGAACTCTCCcaaagtggaaaaaacaa gcaaaaagaaaagaggagggaaaggaagaaaaagag gAAAAGGCAACGCAGAGGACGCCCTCCAGGACGCAGCTGACCAAGTGGAAACTAACAACTCATAA
- the gk5 gene encoding glycerol kinase 5, protein MGTQRNGFSRESFILSVDVGTTSIRGHVYDKEARVRGSCTAKIVPLYPEVGHVEMDPDALWRGFITVAKGAVQDAGVQMRQIEALGISTQRSTFTTWDRRTGVPFHNFITWQDQRAADLVKSWNRCWTMKAIHGVMKVLYFLTRQKRSLAASLIVFSTQHVTFRLVWALTHYQQVREAIEEGNCCFGTIDTWLLFKLTKGQIHATDYSNASATGIFDTYQMCWSGFLCSLVSLPLSILPKVENTGHDFGCSDPSIFGVPIPIKSVMADQQAAMFGECCFNVGDVKITMGTGTFMDINTGSKPHTSVAGLYPVVGWKIGSEVVYLAEGNAADTGTAIKWAQELELFSDVRDTAAMAYSVADSDGVCFVPSFSGLQAPLNDPKACASLMGLKPSTTKSHLVRAILESLAFRNKQLYETMLRETCIPITKIRVDGGVSLNDFVMQLTADLLDRKVARPQHHEMSCLGAAFVAGLEVGFWKNREELKKLQGTDKVFLPRGAAKEDSACPSREYVHVLQRWERALRRSMNWYSKP, encoded by the exons ATGGGAACTCAGCGCAATGGTTTCAGCAGAGAAAGCTTCATTTTGTCGGTGGACGTCGGGACGACGTCAATCAGAGGTCACGTCTACGACAAGGAGGCGAGAGTCCGAGGATCCTGCACCGCCAAG ATCGTGCCATTGTACCCAGAGGTAGGACATGTGGAGATGGACCCAGATGCACTGTGGAGGGGCTTTATCACTGTGGCCAAGGGGGCAGTGCAAG ACGCTGGAGTTCAGATGCGTCAGATCGAGGCCCTTGGCATCTCCACCCAGCGCAGCACCTTCACAACATGGGACAG GAGAACTGGAGTCCCTTTTCATAATTTCATCACCTGGCAGGACCAGAGGGCTGCAGACCTGGTGAAGTCCTGGAACAGATGCTGGACCATGAAG GCAATTCACGGCGTGATGAAGGTGCTTTACTTCCTGACGCGTCAGAAGCGATCCCTCGCCGCCAGCCTCATTGTCTTCTCCACACAGCACGTGACATTCCGCCTGGTCTGGGCCCTCACACACtaccagcag gttCGTGAAGCTATCGAAGAGGGGAACTGCTGCTTTGGAACAATTGACACCTGGCTCCTGTTCAAGCTAACAAAAG GGCAAATCCACGCCACAGATTACTCCAACGCCAGTGCCACTGGAATATTCGACACCTATCAG ATGTGTTGGAGTGGCTTTCTCTGCTCTCTTgtgtctctgcctctctctaTTTTACCCAAAGTAGAAAATACAGG CCACGACTTTGGCTGTTCGGACCCGTCCATCTTCGGCGTGCCGATTCCCATCAAGTCCGTG ATGGCGGACCAGCAGGCGGCCATGTTTGGAGAGTGCTGCTTCAATGTGGGGGATGTAAAGATCACCATGGGAACGGGCACCTTCATGGATATAAACACCGGGAGCAAACCGCACACGTCCGTGGCAG GGCTGTACCCGGTGGTGGGCTGGAAGATCGGCTCGGAGGTGGTTTACCTGGCAGAGGGCAACGCGGCGGACACCGGCACGGCCATCAAATGGGCGCAGGAGCTGG AGCTTTTCTCTGACGTCCGGGACACCGCCGCCATGGCGTACAGCGTGGCCGACTCAGACGGCGTGTGTTTCGTACCTTCCTTCAGTGGCCTGCAG GCTCCTCTGAATGATCCCAAAGCCTGTGCTTCCCTCATGGGCCTGAAACCGTCCACCACGAAGAGCCATCTGGTCCGGGCCATCCTGGAGTCTCTCGCCTTCAG GAATAAACAGCTGTACGAGACGATGCTGCGGGAGACTTGTATTCCCATCACGAAGATCAG GGTGGACGGCGGCGTTTCTCTGAACGACTTCGTCATGCAGCTGACTGCAGACCTGCTGGACAGAAAGGTGGCCAGGCCGCAGCACCACGAGATGTCCTGTCTGGGAGCCGCTTTCGTCGCCGGGCTGGAAGTCG GTTTTTGGAAGAACCGCGAGGAGCTGAAAAAGCTGCAGGGCACCGACAAAGTGTTCCTTCCCCGAGGCGCAGCCAAGGAGGACAGCGCCTGTCCAAGCCGGGAGTATGTCCACGTCCTGCAGAGGTGGGAGAGGGCTCTGAGGCGCTCTATGAACTGGTACAGCAAGCCGTGA